Proteins from one Leptospira bourretii genomic window:
- a CDS encoding BrnT family toxin has product MEFEWDSKKNLENLEKHGVDFYTAQLAFLDKNRIISKDILHSTESEERFFCFGLIPDGIITVRFTLRGKNIRIFGAGFWREGKKLYEKENNLH; this is encoded by the coding sequence GTGGAGTTTGAATGGGATTCTAAGAAAAATCTAGAAAATTTAGAAAAACACGGGGTTGACTTTTATACCGCACAACTTGCTTTTCTGGATAAAAATAGAATCATTTCAAAAGACATTTTGCATTCTACTGAATCTGAAGAACGTTTCTTTTGTTTCGGTTTAATTCCAGATGGAATTATTACTGTACGATTTACATTAAGAGGAAAAAATATCAGGATCTTTGGTGCTGGCTTCTGGAGAGAGGGAAAAAAACTTTATGAAAAAGAAAACAATTTACACTAA
- a CDS encoding CopG family transcriptional regulator, producing the protein MKKKTIYTNTPNNISKAINSSLVIDDFLPPPDKLIIKEDNSKVTILLSKKSISFFKDQSKKSGVPYQSMIKKVLDLYADKFAHK; encoded by the coding sequence ATGAAAAAGAAAACAATTTACACTAATACCCCAAATAACATCTCAAAAGCTATCAATTCTTCTCTGGTTATTGATGATTTTTTACCTCCTCCGGATAAGTTGATTATTAAAGAAGATAACTCAAAAGTTACAATATTACTAAGCAAGAAAAGCATTAGTTTTTTCAAAGATCAATCTAAGAAATCAGGTGTTCCGTATCAATCTATGATTAAAAAGGTTTTAGATTTATACGCGGATAAATTTGCTCACAAGTAA
- a CDS encoding type II toxin-antitoxin system RelE/ParE family toxin, with translation MIVSFRDKETEKIWKREFSKKIPTQIQSVAYRKLVMIAKSTALDDLKIPPANKLEKLSGDRAGQHSIRINDQWRVCFNWKSENAFNVEIVDYH, from the coding sequence ATGATTGTTTCTTTCCGCGATAAAGAGACTGAAAAAATCTGGAAAAGAGAATTTTCCAAAAAAATTCCGACTCAAATTCAGTCTGTTGCATACAGAAAATTGGTTATGATCGCTAAATCTACTGCTTTGGACGATTTAAAAATACCTCCAGCAAATAAACTTGAAAAACTTTCAGGTGATAGAGCTGGCCAACATTCCATTCGAATCAATGACCAGTGGAGAGTTTGTTTCAATTGGAAATCAGAAAATGCTTTCAATGTTGAAATCGTAGACTATCATTAG